A single genomic interval of Terriglobales bacterium harbors:
- a CDS encoding TAT-variant-translocated molybdopterin oxidoreductase: MELVNIKNGSDRVQEKGLRLEDVQAKLARARGPEYWRSLEELAETKAFRDMLHREFPRQAGEWIGDDVSRRNFLQLMSASLALAGLTSCTKIPTQVIVPYVRQPEEIILGKSMFYATAMPLSGYGQPVLVRSHEGRPTKIEGNPEHPASRGATDIFAQASILDLYDPDRTQTNLYRGEVRTWASFVGAVQGPLAAQKAINGAGLRLLTQATSSPTLASQIKGLQQKFPSMKWHQWEPLNRDAARAGAQMAFGEPVESRYQLAKADVIVSLDADFLYAGFPGFLNYAADWASRRDPDGQEGMNRLYVIESTPSTTGFKADHRLAVKPSEVEQYARALATRLGISAGGNVRPEHSKWMDAVVKDLQAHHGKAVVIAGETQSAAVHALAHAINDSLGAVGNTVEYTDPVIANPVDQTASLKELLGDISGGKVDMLLILGGNPVYDAPADFDFPALLARVPLKIHYGLYANETAVACDWHLNAAHYLESWSDTRAYNGMVSIIQPLIAPLYAGHTAHEVLALMNGQADASGYDLLRDYWKSQNKGGDFESNWRHWLHDGFIADSEFRPKNVGVKARDFGASQTQSKAGTEIVIRRDPSIYDGRFANNGWLQELPKPLTKLTWDNPALISPNTARQLGVQASQDADIVEVEYRGRKLRVPVWVQAGQPDDTVTLFLGYGRSRAGRITTGRGFNAYSLRFSDEPLFGVGAKLTRIGETYRLASTQGYQNIEGRNTVRSATIATYKQNPDFAHAHTEAPTENMYPEYPHPMQSANGAEAYVWGMSIDLGACVGCNACIIACQAENNIPVVGKQQVIMGRHMHWIRVDGYYQGDPSSPRMYYEPVPCQQCENAPCELVCPVGATVHSTEGLNDMVYNRCVGTRYCSNNCPYKVRRFNFLLFQDWDTPQLKLVRNPEVSVRSRGVMEKCTYCVQRITHSRIHAEEENRRIRDGEIQTACQEVCPASAIQFGDINDSNTLISGLKKGPRNYGLLEEINTRPRTSYLAAVINPNPEIPVSQPEQNF; this comes from the coding sequence ATGGAACTCGTAAACATCAAGAACGGCAGCGACCGGGTGCAGGAAAAAGGCCTGCGCCTGGAAGACGTGCAAGCGAAGCTGGCCCGCGCGCGGGGTCCAGAGTATTGGCGTAGCCTGGAGGAATTGGCGGAGACCAAGGCATTTCGCGACATGCTGCATCGCGAATTTCCGCGCCAGGCAGGGGAATGGATCGGTGATGACGTTTCGCGGCGTAATTTTTTGCAACTGATGAGCGCCTCGCTGGCGCTAGCCGGGTTGACCAGTTGCACTAAGATTCCCACCCAGGTGATCGTGCCGTATGTGCGGCAGCCGGAAGAAATAATCCTGGGCAAATCGATGTTCTATGCTACGGCCATGCCGCTGAGCGGCTACGGCCAGCCGGTGCTGGTTCGTAGTCACGAAGGCCGTCCGACGAAGATCGAAGGCAATCCTGAGCATCCCGCCAGCCGCGGCGCCACCGACATCTTTGCGCAAGCTTCCATTCTTGATCTCTACGATCCTGACCGTACCCAGACGAATCTCTATCGTGGTGAGGTTCGAACCTGGGCGTCGTTCGTTGGAGCAGTGCAGGGTCCTCTGGCCGCGCAAAAAGCTATTAATGGTGCGGGCCTTCGTCTGTTGACCCAGGCAACTTCCTCGCCCACTCTCGCCAGTCAGATCAAGGGCCTACAACAGAAATTCCCCAGCATGAAATGGCACCAGTGGGAACCGCTGAATCGGGACGCCGCGCGCGCCGGCGCGCAAATGGCGTTCGGCGAGCCCGTCGAGTCGAGATATCAGCTGGCAAAAGCAGACGTCATCGTGTCGCTTGACGCAGACTTCCTCTACGCTGGCTTCCCGGGCTTCTTGAACTACGCCGCCGATTGGGCCAGCCGCCGCGACCCCGACGGACAGGAGGGAATGAACCGCCTCTACGTTATCGAGAGCACTCCCTCCACCACTGGCTTTAAGGCCGATCATCGGTTGGCGGTGAAGCCCTCGGAAGTCGAGCAGTATGCCCGCGCGCTGGCAACTCGACTTGGCATCAGCGCCGGCGGAAATGTCCGACCCGAGCACAGCAAGTGGATGGATGCTGTCGTTAAAGACCTGCAGGCGCACCATGGCAAAGCAGTCGTGATCGCCGGGGAAACACAGTCGGCCGCGGTGCACGCGCTGGCTCACGCCATCAACGATTCTCTCGGTGCTGTCGGCAACACCGTCGAATATACCGATCCGGTAATTGCGAATCCCGTGGATCAAACCGCTTCGCTCAAGGAGTTGCTGGGCGATATCAGTGGCGGCAAGGTCGATATGCTGCTGATCCTAGGTGGCAATCCGGTGTACGACGCCCCAGCGGATTTCGATTTTCCGGCATTGCTGGCCAGAGTACCCCTGAAGATACATTACGGTCTCTACGCTAACGAGACCGCTGTTGCCTGCGACTGGCATCTGAATGCGGCGCATTATCTGGAATCGTGGAGCGACACGCGTGCCTATAACGGGATGGTCAGCATCATCCAGCCGCTAATTGCCCCGCTTTACGCCGGACACACCGCGCATGAGGTGCTTGCGTTGATGAACGGTCAGGCGGACGCCAGCGGCTACGATCTTCTCCGCGATTACTGGAAATCGCAGAATAAGGGCGGAGACTTCGAATCCAACTGGCGCCACTGGTTGCACGATGGATTCATCGCCGACAGCGAGTTCCGGCCGAAGAACGTGGGGGTTAAGGCACGGGATTTCGGCGCTTCCCAGACGCAGAGCAAGGCGGGTACGGAGATCGTCATCCGCCGCGATCCTTCGATTTACGATGGGCGCTTCGCCAACAATGGCTGGCTGCAGGAATTGCCCAAGCCCCTTACCAAGCTTACCTGGGACAATCCTGCGTTAATCAGTCCCAACACTGCCCGGCAACTTGGTGTGCAAGCCAGCCAGGATGCCGACATCGTGGAAGTCGAATACCGTGGCCGCAAGTTGCGCGTTCCGGTATGGGTGCAAGCAGGGCAACCGGACGACACGGTAACGCTCTTTCTCGGTTACGGGCGTTCGCGGGCCGGGCGCATAACTACCGGTCGGGGATTCAACGCTTATTCGCTCAGGTTTTCTGACGAGCCCTTGTTTGGGGTAGGAGCAAAACTCACCCGAATCGGCGAGACCTACCGCCTCGCTTCCACCCAGGGATATCAGAACATCGAGGGACGAAACACCGTCCGTAGCGCCACTATTGCAACTTACAAGCAAAACCCCGATTTCGCGCATGCGCATACCGAGGCCCCAACCGAGAATATGTATCCCGAGTATCCGCACCCAATGCAAAGCGCGAACGGAGCGGAAGCCTACGTCTGGGGCATGAGCATCGATCTGGGGGCCTGCGTCGGATGCAATGCTTGCATCATCGCCTGCCAGGCGGAAAACAACATTCCGGTAGTCGGAAAGCAGCAGGTGATCATGGGCCGCCACATGCACTGGATCCGCGTGGACGGCTACTACCAGGGTGATCCCTCCAGTCCGCGGATGTACTACGAGCCGGTGCCTTGTCAGCAATGTGAGAACGCTCCTTGCGAGCTGGTCTGTCCGGTCGGAGCTACGGTGCACAGCACCGAAGGCTTGAACGATATGGTGTACAACCGCTGCGTCGGTACGCGTTACTGTTCAAATAACTGTCCCTACAAGGTCCGACGTTTCAATTTTCTGCTGTTCCAGGACTGGGATACCCCGCAACTGAAGCTGGTGCGCAATCCTGAAGTCTCGGTGCGCTCACGTGGCGTGATGGAAAAGTGTACCTATTGTGTGCAGCGTATTACTCACAGCCGTATTCACGCGGAAGAAGAGAACCGGCGGATTCGCGACGGCGAGATTCAAACCGCCTGTCAGGAAGTTTGCCCCGCAAGCGCCATCCAGTTTGGCGACATCAACGATTCCAATACCCTGATTTCTGGTTTGAAGAAGGGTCCGCGCAATTACGGATTGCTGGAAGAAATCAACACCCGGCCTCGGACTAGTTATTTAGCTGCTGTGATTAACCCCAACCCCGAGATTCCCGTGTCGCAGCCGGAGCAGAATTTCTGA
- the nrfD gene encoding NrfD/PsrC family molybdoenzyme membrane anchor subunit produces MADKPQIDEMEPGSRPPIVGPHTFASITDKISAIVLTRETPLGWFAAVGLTGLLTMMLTYAIAYLFYRGVGIWGINIPIGWGFAIVNFVWWIGIGHAGTLISAILLLLRQRWRNSINRFAEAMTLFAVMCAGVFPLLHLGRPWLFYWLFPYPNTMSVWPQFRSPLVWDVFAVSTYFTISLVFWFIGLVPDLATLRDGAQNPVARFIYGILAMGWRGSARHWHRYETAYLLLAGLATPLVLSVHTVVSFDFTIGIVPGWHSTIFPPYFVAGAIYSGFAMVLLLAIPIRSVYHLEDVITDQHLENCAKVMLATGLIVAYGYILEFFMAWYAGSTYEKHMVFNRLFGYYKHEYWALLTGNIVLVNLLWFRKIRRTPMLLFIVSTMVLIAMWLERFVIVVISLSEDFLPSSWGIYTPTRWDWMTYIGTIGFFLFAFLLFIRVLPMISIFEMRDLLPAAEVNTTEVKSR; encoded by the coding sequence ATGGCAGACAAGCCCCAAATCGACGAGATGGAGCCGGGTTCGCGGCCGCCGATTGTTGGCCCGCACACCTTCGCCAGCATCACCGATAAGATCAGCGCCATCGTGCTCACTCGCGAGACCCCTCTGGGCTGGTTCGCTGCCGTCGGGCTCACAGGCTTGCTGACGATGATGCTGACCTACGCCATCGCCTACCTGTTCTATCGCGGCGTAGGCATCTGGGGCATCAATATTCCGATTGGGTGGGGTTTCGCCATCGTCAACTTCGTATGGTGGATCGGAATCGGACACGCTGGGACGCTGATCTCCGCCATCCTCCTGCTTCTGCGTCAGCGGTGGCGCAATTCCATCAACCGTTTTGCTGAAGCCATGACGCTGTTTGCAGTCATGTGCGCGGGAGTGTTCCCGTTGCTGCACCTGGGCCGTCCCTGGCTGTTTTATTGGTTATTTCCCTATCCCAACACCATGTCGGTCTGGCCGCAGTTCCGGAGCCCGCTGGTGTGGGACGTCTTCGCGGTCTCGACTTATTTCACTATTTCATTGGTCTTCTGGTTCATCGGACTGGTACCTGATCTGGCCACTCTGCGCGACGGCGCACAAAATCCAGTCGCCCGCTTTATCTATGGCATTCTCGCCATGGGATGGCGTGGCTCCGCGCGTCACTGGCACCGTTATGAGACGGCCTATCTCCTGCTGGCCGGTCTCGCTACGCCGCTGGTGCTCTCGGTGCATACGGTTGTCAGTTTCGACTTCACCATCGGCATTGTTCCCGGCTGGCACTCGACTATCTTCCCCCCATACTTCGTTGCTGGCGCCATCTACTCCGGCTTTGCCATGGTGCTGCTGCTGGCGATTCCCATCCGTTCCGTCTATCACCTCGAAGACGTCATCACCGATCAGCACCTCGAAAATTGCGCCAAGGTGATGCTCGCCACCGGTCTCATCGTCGCCTATGGCTACATCCTTGAATTCTTCATGGCCTGGTATGCCGGCAGCACCTACGAGAAGCACATGGTCTTCAATCGCCTCTTTGGGTATTACAAGCACGAGTACTGGGCGCTGCTGACCGGCAACATCGTGCTGGTCAACTTGCTTTGGTTCAGGAAAATCCGTCGAACTCCGATGTTATTGTTCATCGTCTCCACCATGGTGCTGATTGCCATGTGGCTGGAGCGCTTCGTCATCGTCGTGATCAGCCTGTCGGAAGACTTCTTGCCCTCCAGTTGGGGCATCTACACGCCCACTCGGTGGGACTGGATGACCTACATCGGCACCATTGGCTTTTTCCTGTTTGCGTTCCTGCTCTTCATTCGCGTCCTGCCCATGATCTCGATCTTTGAAATGCGTGACCTGCTTCCGGCGGCGGAGGTCAACACCACGGAGGTCAAATCGAGATGA
- a CDS encoding DUF3341 domain-containing protein: protein MKRSGVYGLMAEFKTPTEVVIAARKAYSEGYRRMDAYSPFPVEGLSEAIGFHKDGVALACLVGGLLGLLSAYGLQSWINIVAYPLNIGGRPYHSWPSFIIVTFELTILIGGLSAGIGMLIMNGLPTPYHPVFHVPEFAHASRDRFFLCIESRDPKFDLQTTRQFLSGLSPQQIAEVPY, encoded by the coding sequence ATGAAGCGCAGCGGCGTGTACGGATTGATGGCTGAATTCAAGACGCCTACCGAGGTGGTGATCGCGGCTCGCAAAGCCTACTCTGAAGGCTATCGGCGCATGGATGCGTACAGCCCCTTCCCCGTCGAAGGTCTGAGCGAGGCCATCGGCTTTCACAAGGATGGTGTCGCTCTCGCGTGTCTGGTGGGGGGATTACTGGGGCTACTCTCTGCCTACGGTCTGCAGTCCTGGATCAACATAGTGGCTTACCCGCTCAACATTGGCGGGCGTCCTTATCACTCATGGCCATCGTTCATTATCGTGACCTTCGAATTGACCATTCTGATCGGCGGCCTCTCCGCCGGCATCGGCATGCTGATCATGAATGGGCTGCCCACTCCTTATCATCCGGTGTTTCACGTGCCCGAGTTTGCTCACGCCTCGCGCGACCGCTTCTTCCTATGCATCGAGTCCCGTGATCCCAAGTTCGATCTGCAGACAACTCGCCAGTTTCTCTCCGGCCTGAGTCCCCAGCAGATTGCGGAGGTGCCGTATTAA
- a CDS encoding cytochrome c, producing MVLPVLLVLVLAGCRLDMQIQPKVTPLRQSDFFADGRGSRPLVPGTVARGELRDDTYFYTGMVGKDPGTEMPFAVTREVLDRGQERFNIYCSPCHSRVGDGNGIIVQRGYRRPPSYYDPKLLNAPIGHFYDVMTNGFGAMPDYSAQVAPRDRWAIAAYIRALQLSQHAPASAVPAGTAMPAPTGEGAGADAASGVEGKQP from the coding sequence GTGGTGCTCCCGGTCCTCTTAGTGCTGGTTCTGGCGGGGTGCCGTCTCGACATGCAGATTCAGCCCAAGGTGACTCCCTTGCGCCAGAGCGACTTTTTTGCCGATGGCCGTGGCTCCCGGCCACTGGTCCCCGGAACGGTAGCGCGCGGTGAACTGCGCGACGATACCTATTTCTATACCGGAATGGTTGGCAAGGACCCGGGCACCGAGATGCCTTTCGCGGTGACCCGTGAAGTGCTGGATCGAGGACAAGAACGTTTCAACATCTACTGCTCGCCTTGCCACTCTCGCGTGGGAGATGGCAACGGAATCATCGTGCAGCGCGGTTATCGCCGTCCGCCTTCTTATTACGATCCCAAGTTGCTAAACGCTCCTATCGGCCACTTCTACGACGTGATGACCAACGGCTTCGGCGCCATGCCGGACTACTCCGCCCAGGTGGCTCCTCGTGATCGCTGGGCTATTGCGGCTTATATCCGGGCGCTGCAACTGAGCCAGCATGCTCCGGCCTCCGCGGTTCCCGCGGGAACCGCGATGCCTGCGCCGACGGGCGAGGGTGCAGGGGCAGACGCCGCTTCCGGCGTGGAAGGGAAGCAGCCGTGA